A region of the Balnearium lithotrophicum genome:
CTTACCCTTGATGGAACAGGCTTTCTTATTAGTCATAGTAACTTTCAAGTTCCTTTCTTCCAGGACTGTTGTTGAAGTTCAGAAAGAAGGTGGACACCCTAAAATAAGATTTGAACTCCAACAAAAGGAGGTGTCCACCAATGAAACAATTAAAGAAATTCAAAGGTGCATCCCTGCACATATCAAATACACCCTTCAAAAAAACAATCAAAAGAGGAACGAAAATCAAAACCAAACTCGACCTAACAAAAGACCCAAACGTGAGAAAAAGACTTAAATGGATTCAACACTACGAAAAACA
Encoded here:
- a CDS encoding helix-turn-helix domain-containing protein, with the protein product MKQLKKFKGASLHISNTPFKKTIKRGTKIKTKLDLTKDPNVRKRLKWIQHYEKHQNARLTCRYFGISPTTFYKWKNRYKKYGLEGLKDRNKRPHRVRQPQ